From a single Stomoxys calcitrans chromosome 4, idStoCalc2.1, whole genome shotgun sequence genomic region:
- the LOC106086401 gene encoding exosome complex component RRP45 isoform X1 — translation MKEIPLSTCEKNFIIQAIKQNQRLDGRKNDEFRNIKIHYGADWGSVMVALGETKVLGQVSSELGEPKATRPNEGMFYINVELGPMAAPHFESGRNCELTVQINRTLERTFKDSKSLDLESLCITAEERVWILRVDLNVLNHEGNLIDCCSIATLCALMHYRRPEVSIIEDDVVIHKESEKDPLPMVMHHYPVCVSYCTFDEGRIAVADPTVIEERTSDSQMIFGINSFRELCCLNLGGSSLTSSALLLQCSKRAAHHAKYVVELVKATLEKDLAARESRCNVGFTECLKKNTITSLAEDRLILKLRNFTFEDKEVFRKFNEGFCEDEPVTMEETFQDSVENTAGDKWETSGVENCDIESLQNREEISFDTEVNAPTQQQISSSQKRNSSSTDLPSDSEEEEQIIL, via the exons atgaaaGAAATTCCCTTGTCCACCTGTGAGAAGAATTTTATTATTCAAGCCATCAAGCAGAACCAG CGTTTAGATGGccgcaaaaatgatgaatttaGAAATATAAAGATACACTATGGAGCAGATTGGGGAAGTGTTATGGTTGCATTAGGAGAAACGAAGGTGCTGGGCCAAGTATCCAGTGAACTTGGTGAACCGAAAGCTACGCGTCCTAATGAGGGTATGTTCTATATAAACGTTGAACTGGGTCCTATGGCCGCCCCTCACTTTGAATCAGGGCGAAATTGTGAACTGACGGTTCAAATAAATAGAACTCTAGAAAGGACATTCAAAGATTCAAAGAGTCTTGATTTGGAATCGCTTTGTATAACAGCCGAGGAACGAGTCTGGATATTACGAGTCGATCTAAATGTACTGAACCATGAGGGTAACCTAATCGACTGCTGTTCTATAGCCACCCTATGCGCACTCATGCACTATAGACGTCCTGAAGTGAGTATAATCGAGGATGATGTGGTAATACACAAGGAGTCTGAAAAGGATCCCTTACCTATGGTTATGCACCACTATCCTGTTTGTGTCAGTTACTGCACCTTTGATGAAGGGCGCATTGCTGTGGCTGATCCCACTGTCATTGAGGAACGGACAAGCGACTCACAGATGATATTTGGCATAAACTCCTTTAGGGAATTGTGCTGTCTAAATCTGGGTGGATCGTCGCTAACTAGCTCAGCGCTACTTCTTCAGTGCTCTAAAAGAGCTGCACACCATGCCAAATATGTCGTTGAACTGGTAAAGGCTACACTAGAAAAAGATCTTGCTGCAAGAGAGTCGCGCTGCAATGTTGGCTTTACCGAATGCTTGAAGAAAAACACAATAACAAGTCTGGCAGAAGACCGATTAATTCTCAAATTGAGAAACTTTACATTTGAAGACAAAGAAGTTTTTCGCAAATTCAATGAGGGATTCTGTGAAGATGAGCCTGTCACAATGGAAGAAACTTTTCAGG ATTCAGTGGAAAACACCGCTGGTGACAAATGGGAAACGTCTGGAGTTGAAAATTGTGACATTGAAAGCTTACAGAATCGAGAGGAAATTTCTTTCGATACAGAAGTTAATGCgccaacacaacaacaaatttcTTCTTCCCAAAAACGTAATTCAAGTTCAA caGATTTGCCAAGTGATTCTGAGGAAGAGGagcaaataattttataa
- the LOC106086401 gene encoding exosome complex component RRP45 isoform X2 codes for MKEIPLSTCEKNFIIQAIKQNQRLDGRKNDEFRNIKIHYGADWGSVMVALGETKVLGQVSSELGEPKATRPNEGMFYINVELGPMAAPHFESGRNCELTVQINRTLERTFKDSKSLDLESLCITAEERVWILRVDLNVLNHEGNLIDCCSIATLCALMHYRRPEVSIIEDDVVIHKESEKDPLPMVMHHYPVCVSYCTFDEGRIAVADPTVIEERTSDSQMIFGINSFRELCCLNLGGSSLTSSALLLQCSKRAAHHAKYVVELVKATLEKDLAARESRCNVGFTECLKKNTITSLAEDRLILKLRNFTFEDKEVFRKFNEGFCEDEPVTMEETFQDSVENTAGDKWETSGVENCDIESLQNREEISFDTEVNAPTQQQISSSQKRNSSSNLPSDSEEEEQIIL; via the exons atgaaaGAAATTCCCTTGTCCACCTGTGAGAAGAATTTTATTATTCAAGCCATCAAGCAGAACCAG CGTTTAGATGGccgcaaaaatgatgaatttaGAAATATAAAGATACACTATGGAGCAGATTGGGGAAGTGTTATGGTTGCATTAGGAGAAACGAAGGTGCTGGGCCAAGTATCCAGTGAACTTGGTGAACCGAAAGCTACGCGTCCTAATGAGGGTATGTTCTATATAAACGTTGAACTGGGTCCTATGGCCGCCCCTCACTTTGAATCAGGGCGAAATTGTGAACTGACGGTTCAAATAAATAGAACTCTAGAAAGGACATTCAAAGATTCAAAGAGTCTTGATTTGGAATCGCTTTGTATAACAGCCGAGGAACGAGTCTGGATATTACGAGTCGATCTAAATGTACTGAACCATGAGGGTAACCTAATCGACTGCTGTTCTATAGCCACCCTATGCGCACTCATGCACTATAGACGTCCTGAAGTGAGTATAATCGAGGATGATGTGGTAATACACAAGGAGTCTGAAAAGGATCCCTTACCTATGGTTATGCACCACTATCCTGTTTGTGTCAGTTACTGCACCTTTGATGAAGGGCGCATTGCTGTGGCTGATCCCACTGTCATTGAGGAACGGACAAGCGACTCACAGATGATATTTGGCATAAACTCCTTTAGGGAATTGTGCTGTCTAAATCTGGGTGGATCGTCGCTAACTAGCTCAGCGCTACTTCTTCAGTGCTCTAAAAGAGCTGCACACCATGCCAAATATGTCGTTGAACTGGTAAAGGCTACACTAGAAAAAGATCTTGCTGCAAGAGAGTCGCGCTGCAATGTTGGCTTTACCGAATGCTTGAAGAAAAACACAATAACAAGTCTGGCAGAAGACCGATTAATTCTCAAATTGAGAAACTTTACATTTGAAGACAAAGAAGTTTTTCGCAAATTCAATGAGGGATTCTGTGAAGATGAGCCTGTCACAATGGAAGAAACTTTTCAGG ATTCAGTGGAAAACACCGCTGGTGACAAATGGGAAACGTCTGGAGTTGAAAATTGTGACATTGAAAGCTTACAGAATCGAGAGGAAATTTCTTTCGATACAGAAGTTAATGCgccaacacaacaacaaatttcTTCTTCCCAAAAACGTAATTCAAGTTCAA ATTTGCCAAGTGATTCTGAGGAAGAGGagcaaataattttataa
- the LOC106086402 gene encoding histone deacetylase complex subunit SAP30 homolog translates to MNNGFSTEEDSRGGHADQTCCLIDDTERCRNPAGNASYSKRIQKTSKDKRLKLSSDPTSQHIYICDYHKDRIQSARSKRRRKESEDDSNDTDIDLPEVPDLYQLQVNTLKRYKRHYKLQTRPGVKRAQLADTIMKHFKTIPIKEKEIITYFVYMVKSNSNKLDL, encoded by the exons ATGAACAACGGCTTTTCAACAGAGGAAGACTCGAGAGGTGGCCATGCAGACCAAACTTGCTGTTTGATCGACGACACGGAGAGATGCCGAAATCCAGCTGGAAATGCCAGCTATAGCAAACGTATACAAAAGACTAGCAAAGACAAACGCCTCAAGCTAAGCAGTGACCCCACGTCGCAGCATATTTACATATGCGACTACCACAAAGATCGAATTCAATCGGCACGTTCCAAAAGGCGGCGCAAGGAGTCCGAAGATGACAGCAATGATACCGACATTGACCTGCCAGAAGTACCCGATCTCTATCAACTACAAGTGAACACATTAAAGCGATACAAGCGGCACTATAAATTGCAAACACGTCCCGGAGTGAAGCGCGCACAACTGGCAGAC ACAATTATGAAACACTTCAAGACTATACCAATCAAGGAAAAGGAAATAATAACGTATTTCGTGTACATGGTCAAGTCGAATTCCAACAAACTAGACCTTTAG